In the Alkaliphilus oremlandii OhILAs genome, one interval contains:
- a CDS encoding IreB family regulatory phosphoprotein, translated as MTDNLNFTMKFDLDKDKEKKAREIIFTVYQSLEEKGYNPTNQFVGYILSGDPTYITSHNNARSLIRQIERDELLEELLKSYLNTK; from the coding sequence ATGACTGATAATTTAAATTTTACAATGAAATTTGACTTAGATAAGGATAAGGAGAAAAAAGCTCGAGAGATCATCTTTACGGTATATCAATCCTTAGAAGAAAAAGGATATAATCCTACCAATCAATTTGTTGGGTATATTTTATCCGGAGATCCGACATATATTACAAGTCATAACAATGCACGATCATTAATCAGACAAATAGAGAGAGATGAGCTTCTAGAGGAATTACTGAAGTCATATTTAAACACGAAATAG
- the alaS gene encoding alanine--tRNA ligase — MKKLGVNEIRKEFLEFFRSKEHIIHPSAPLVPQKDKSLLLINSGMAPLKPYFAGLEEPPGKRMATCQKCIRTGDIENVGRTARHATFFEMLGNFSFGDYFKKESLTWGWEFVTKNLELPVDKLWATVYVDDDEAFEIWNKQIGLPEERIVRLGKADNFWEIGLGPCGPCSEIYFDRGEDYGCGCEECKPGCECDRYVEFWNHVFTQFDRDEEGNYHPLPNPNIDTGMGLERMACIMQGVDSIFDIDTMQDILNSVCKITSSEYKKDERTDVSIRIITDHVRSISLMIGDGILPSNEGRGYVLRRLLRRAARHGKLLGVNRAFLYELVDRVADNYGETYVELVDNKDYIKRVIKVEEERFMETIDQGMDILNQYIEELVTLKETVLSGVNAFKLYDTYGFPFDLTKEILEEKGLSLDETGFESEMEKQRQRARDARIGADTEGWKEDIFSGLDKEIQTAFKGYTNFEVEGKVLAIVSNDTVVEQCDKGKEATVILDETAFYGEGGGQVGDIGTLYNEAVRLSVLDTKKGPHNQVHHVVRVEEGTIKIGDEVKAKVDMVTRMSTARNHTATHLLHKALRDIVGEHVHQAGSLVTPDRLRFDFTHFEGLTKDQITQIEEKVNQQILMALDVRTFETSIEDAKKIGAQALFGEKYGDVVRVVKVGEYSTELCGGTHVTNSGEIGMFIMLSEAGVAAGVRRIEAITGMEAYKYVQKNQKTIQEIADTLKTQVQNVVERVADLVHETKEKDREINKLKSQLASNSTGDILDKATVVGGINVVVEVLENQEMDDLRKIGDVLKEKIGSGVIVLGSSNQDKVNFVAMATKDAVSKGVHAGNLVKEAAKIAGGGGGGRPDMAQAGGKNPQKIQEALDTVKEILVNQLNQ, encoded by the coding sequence ATGAAAAAATTAGGTGTAAATGAAATCAGAAAAGAATTTTTAGAATTTTTCAGAAGTAAAGAACATATCATACATCCAAGTGCTCCTTTGGTACCGCAAAAGGACAAGAGCTTACTATTGATAAACTCTGGTATGGCACCGCTCAAGCCTTACTTTGCAGGGCTTGAGGAGCCGCCAGGAAAGAGAATGGCTACTTGTCAGAAATGCATTCGTACAGGAGATATTGAGAATGTTGGTAGAACAGCAAGGCATGCGACTTTTTTTGAAATGCTTGGAAACTTCTCCTTCGGCGATTATTTTAAGAAAGAATCTTTGACATGGGGATGGGAGTTTGTAACAAAAAATCTAGAGTTACCGGTGGATAAGCTTTGGGCAACCGTATATGTGGATGATGATGAAGCCTTTGAAATTTGGAATAAACAAATTGGCTTACCGGAAGAACGAATTGTTCGCTTAGGAAAAGCGGACAACTTCTGGGAGATTGGTCTAGGTCCGTGTGGTCCTTGCTCTGAAATTTACTTTGACCGTGGAGAGGATTACGGTTGTGGCTGTGAAGAATGCAAACCAGGCTGTGAGTGTGATCGATATGTAGAGTTTTGGAATCATGTATTTACTCAATTTGATCGAGATGAAGAGGGAAACTATCATCCTCTGCCAAATCCCAATATTGATACAGGGATGGGACTTGAAAGAATGGCGTGTATCATGCAAGGTGTAGACTCTATATTTGACATTGATACCATGCAGGATATATTAAATAGCGTATGTAAAATTACAAGTTCTGAATATAAAAAAGATGAGAGAACCGATGTTTCAATTCGAATTATAACGGATCATGTTCGTTCCATATCCTTAATGATTGGCGATGGAATTCTTCCAAGTAATGAGGGTAGAGGCTATGTTTTAAGAAGATTATTGAGAAGAGCAGCAAGGCATGGAAAGCTACTGGGCGTGAACCGAGCGTTTTTATATGAGCTGGTAGATAGAGTTGCTGACAATTACGGAGAAACCTATGTGGAGCTCGTTGATAATAAGGACTACATCAAGCGAGTTATTAAAGTTGAAGAAGAAAGATTTATGGAAACCATCGATCAAGGAATGGATATTTTAAATCAATATATTGAAGAGCTTGTCACCTTAAAGGAAACTGTACTAAGTGGTGTAAATGCTTTTAAACTATATGATACTTATGGATTTCCTTTTGATTTAACAAAAGAAATCTTAGAAGAAAAAGGATTATCTCTAGATGAAACTGGCTTTGAGAGTGAGATGGAAAAGCAAAGACAAAGAGCAAGAGATGCTAGAATCGGTGCAGATACTGAAGGCTGGAAGGAAGATATCTTCTCTGGTTTAGATAAAGAGATTCAAACAGCATTTAAAGGATATACGAACTTTGAAGTGGAAGGAAAGGTATTGGCCATTGTAAGCAATGACACTGTTGTAGAGCAATGTGACAAGGGTAAAGAAGCCACTGTGATATTGGACGAGACTGCTTTCTATGGAGAGGGTGGAGGACAGGTAGGTGATATCGGTACTTTATATAATGAAGCTGTAAGATTATCTGTATTGGATACTAAAAAAGGTCCGCACAATCAAGTACACCATGTGGTTCGAGTAGAAGAGGGAACAATCAAGATTGGCGATGAAGTAAAGGCAAAAGTGGATATGGTAACGAGAATGAGTACCGCACGAAACCACACAGCAACTCATTTACTTCACAAAGCATTGAGAGATATTGTTGGAGAGCATGTTCATCAAGCGGGTTCTTTGGTAACACCGGATAGACTTCGGTTTGACTTTACTCACTTTGAAGGATTAACGAAAGATCAAATAACACAAATTGAAGAGAAAGTAAATCAACAGATTCTAATGGCATTGGATGTAAGAACATTTGAAACTTCTATAGAAGATGCAAAAAAGATTGGTGCACAAGCATTATTCGGAGAAAAATATGGCGACGTGGTAAGGGTTGTAAAGGTTGGAGAGTACAGTACAGAGCTATGCGGTGGAACACATGTAACTAATAGCGGTGAAATCGGTATGTTTATTATGTTAAGTGAAGCAGGCGTCGCTGCTGGTGTAAGAAGAATCGAAGCGATTACGGGTATGGAAGCTTACAAATATGTACAAAAGAATCAGAAAACCATACAGGAAATTGCAGACACCTTAAAGACTCAGGTTCAAAATGTAGTAGAGAGAGTAGCAGATCTGGTACATGAGACAAAAGAAAAAGACAGAGAAATAAACAAGTTAAAGAGTCAGCTTGCAAGTAATTCTACTGGAGATATTTTAGATAAAGCTACAGTGGTTGGTGGCATAAATGTTGTTGTTGAGGTTCTAGAGAATCAGGAGATGGACGATTTAAGAAAGATCGGCGATGTTCTTAAAGAAAAAATAGGATCCGGTGTTATTGTTCTAGGATCTAGTAATCAGGATAAGGTTAACTTTGTTGCTATGGCTACGAAAGATGCTGTCTCAAAAGGTGTTCATGCTGGTAATCTAGTGAAAGAGGCGGCTAAAATTGCTGGCGGTGGCGGTGGTGGAAGACCGGATATGGCGCAAGCAGGTGGAAAAAATCCACAGAAAATCCAAGAAGCTTTAGATACTGTAAAAGAAATATTAGTTAATCAACTGAATCAATAA
- a CDS encoding AI-2E family transporter translates to MNSKETVEIVSRSFRTLATNKEFTNIIQFLTQFLVLILLFFIIYFLIHIGNQYVDRNKAINIGKKQILYVGLVFLGVFCVILLFQSGTVLYDVISPFLYAIIIAYIFNPFVNYIENKGIQRIWAVFIVYFIISGGVLVFSLSLLPKMTAEIRRLLDSLPNLKEGSFGYIYDKYINYNNIIENLPVEFQGVKDILKLDNRKLEEIILKILSSVTNSVIGVVSKLLNIVITPILAFYFLKDKEKFKKMLILLIPKYFRKGIIDLSKDIDGVLGGFIRGQLIVAFIIGVLTTIIMMILRVEFAVLVGIVAGFADLIPYFGPIIGIIPGIIFASFGGLNKVLWVIVLFFVIQQAESSIISPKIISDKVGIHPIVVILALIIGGKFFGVLGLLIAVPAAGIIKVIGKHFINYIANF, encoded by the coding sequence TTGAATAGTAAGGAAACAGTGGAGATTGTTTCTAGAAGCTTTAGAACGCTGGCTACAAATAAAGAATTTACAAATATTATACAATTTCTAACACAATTTTTAGTTCTAATATTGCTTTTCTTTATCATTTATTTTTTAATCCATATTGGAAATCAATATGTAGACAGAAATAAAGCAATCAATATTGGAAAAAAACAAATTCTATACGTAGGATTAGTTTTTCTCGGTGTTTTTTGTGTGATATTATTATTTCAGTCGGGTACCGTTTTATATGATGTCATTTCTCCATTTTTATACGCAATTATCATCGCTTATATTTTTAATCCTTTTGTTAACTATATAGAAAATAAAGGAATCCAAAGAATTTGGGCTGTATTTATCGTTTATTTTATAATTAGTGGAGGAGTTCTGGTATTTTCGCTTTCGTTACTCCCTAAAATGACTGCTGAAATCAGAAGGCTGTTAGATTCACTACCAAATTTAAAGGAAGGCAGTTTCGGATACATATATGATAAATATATCAATTATAATAACATTATTGAAAATTTACCTGTGGAATTTCAAGGTGTCAAAGATATATTAAAATTAGATAATAGAAAATTAGAGGAAATTATATTGAAGATTTTAAGCTCGGTGACGAACTCGGTGATCGGAGTTGTATCGAAGCTACTAAATATTGTTATAACACCGATATTAGCGTTCTATTTTCTCAAAGACAAAGAAAAGTTTAAAAAAATGTTGATCTTGTTGATTCCTAAGTATTTTAGAAAGGGGATTATTGACTTATCTAAGGATATCGATGGTGTTTTGGGCGGGTTCATCAGAGGTCAATTGATTGTGGCATTCATCATAGGTGTTCTAACGACAATTATCATGATGATCTTACGGGTAGAATTTGCAGTCTTAGTGGGAATCGTTGCAGGATTTGCCGATTTAATACCTTATTTTGGTCCAATTATAGGAATCATACCAGGGATTATTTTTGCTTCTTTTGGCGGACTAAATAAAGTTCTATGGGTTATCGTATTATTCTTTGTTATCCAACAAGCTGAAAGCTCTATTATTTCACCTAAAATAATCTCTGATAAGGTTGGAATTCACCCTATTGTTGTTATATTGGCTTTAATTATTGGTGGTAAGTTTTTCGGTGTGCTGGGTCTTTTAATTGCGGTTCCAGCAGCCGGCATTATTAAAGTCATTGGCAAACACTTTATAAATTATATTGCAAATTTTTAG
- a CDS encoding PRC-barrel domain-containing protein produces MIKESKLIGMTLLDKRYGALNYEIVQTIYCLREFKIIGFCVKNPKSEKWNEFLFFEKVKDITNEGVVISSVEDILNIEDCEDIHELLKSYKKIIGYEIYANNKIFGIVKDVLIQIKSGKILGLIVSEGVFDDLIHGYSFLPIIEEIILEECKILLEESVRMIQQEGGFKKILGIDKLN; encoded by the coding sequence GTGATTAAAGAAAGTAAGTTGATTGGAATGACGCTATTAGATAAACGTTATGGAGCGTTGAACTATGAAATAGTACAGACCATTTATTGTTTGAGAGAGTTTAAAATCATTGGGTTTTGCGTTAAAAATCCAAAATCAGAAAAATGGAATGAGTTCCTTTTTTTTGAAAAGGTAAAGGATATCACGAATGAAGGCGTTGTAATATCTTCTGTAGAAGATATTCTAAATATTGAAGATTGTGAAGATATCCATGAGCTATTGAAATCGTATAAAAAAATTATTGGCTATGAAATATATGCCAATAATAAAATATTTGGCATTGTAAAAGATGTATTAATCCAAATAAAAAGCGGAAAAATTTTAGGGTTGATTGTAAGTGAGGGTGTATTTGACGACCTGATTCATGGATATTCATTTCTGCCCATCATTGAGGAAATTATCTTAGAGGAATGCAAAATTTTATTGGAAGAAAGCGTTCGTATGATCCAACAGGAAGGTGGATTCAAAAAAATACTTGGTATAGATAAGTTAAACTAG
- the nifU gene encoding Fe-S cluster assembly scaffold protein NifU, whose amino-acid sequence MMYSEKVMDHFMNPRNVGEIEKAQAVGEVGNAKCGDIMKMYLQIENDVIVDVKFKTFGCGSAIATSSMATEMIKGKTVKEALQLTNKAVAEALDGLPPVKMHCSVLAEQAVKAAIYNYAKENNVHYEELEGFVPDEDHDHHDHEEEE is encoded by the coding sequence ATAATGTATAGTGAAAAAGTAATGGACCATTTTATGAACCCGAGAAATGTTGGGGAGATAGAAAAAGCTCAAGCCGTAGGTGAGGTTGGTAATGCAAAATGTGGAGATATTATGAAAATGTATCTTCAGATAGAGAATGATGTGATCGTAGACGTAAAGTTTAAAACATTTGGTTGCGGTTCTGCTATTGCGACTTCCAGTATGGCAACAGAAATGATTAAAGGAAAAACGGTAAAAGAAGCATTGCAACTGACAAATAAAGCTGTTGCAGAAGCTTTAGATGGACTTCCTCCTGTAAAAATGCATTGCTCTGTATTAGCGGAGCAAGCGGTTAAGGCTGCTATTTATAATTATGCAAAAGAAAACAACGTACATTATGAAGAATTGGAAGGTTTTGTTCCAGATGAAGATCATGACCACCACGATCACGAAGAGGAAGAATAG